From a single Fusobacterium ulcerans ATCC 49185 genomic region:
- a CDS encoding tripartite tricarboxylate transporter TctB family protein, producing MEKKMNYKDLGAGIFFLLFSIIIYTQSLKINVTVGDIMGPRFFPQLVSIIMGILSFILIVVSFKSKEKSGKIFENKLSMIMTLIILLIYAILLEIVGFVILTIFYLFIQILLLLPKEYLNNKKYIVITGFVSIITPIFLYLLFYNVFSIFLPAGILG from the coding sequence ATGGAAAAAAAGATGAATTACAAAGACTTAGGAGCAGGAATATTTTTTCTACTGTTTTCTATAATAATATATACTCAATCTTTAAAGATAAATGTAACAGTTGGGGATATAATGGGACCAAGATTTTTTCCACAACTTGTTTCTATTATTATGGGAATTTTATCTTTTATATTAATAGTAGTTTCATTTAAAAGCAAAGAAAAATCAGGAAAAATTTTTGAAAATAAATTATCAATGATTATGACTTTGATTATATTACTTATATATGCAATATTGTTAGAAATAGTAGGATTTGTAATTTTGACTATTTTCTATTTATTTATACAAATATTATTGCTCTTACCAAAGGAATATTTAAACAATAAAAAATATATAGTAATAACAGGATTTGTATCAATTATTACACCAATATTTTTATATCTTTTATTTTATAATGTATTTTCAATATTTTTGCCAGCAGGAATATTAGGATAA
- a CDS encoding AraC family transcriptional regulator, translating to MERIKLLWIMLLEYKKGWGFRSHSHSYYQIFFIISGNEKEYISVGNKKIKLRDNELVFINRNILHEINMIKGKSINFIDIKFDTENEEIISMLNELPENINIKNDKIVDLFHDIKLYWKDESEYTDKIVSLEMELVLSFILRELKPKNEKEKKGEKLKKLKRHIKLKKENSDEVTLKVIDYIEKNYKMGISLNELEKALNYSKEYLCRCFKKNIDWTIIQYLNYIKIVEAMKLLKNMENSIELVSETLNFSSSQYFSKVFKQVVGITPKDFKKSELQEMILDTLEHGKFDYRYQKGNKKR from the coding sequence ATGGAAAGGATAAAATTACTTTGGATTATGCTTTTAGAATATAAAAAGGGATGGGGATTTAGAAGCCACTCTCATAGTTATTACCAGATATTTTTTATTATTTCTGGAAATGAAAAAGAGTATATAAGTGTAGGAAATAAAAAAATAAAGCTGAGAGATAATGAACTTGTTTTTATTAATAGAAATATATTACATGAAATAAATATGATAAAAGGAAAAAGTATAAATTTTATAGATATAAAATTTGATACTGAGAATGAAGAAATAATAAGTATGTTAAATGAGCTTCCTGAAAATATAAATATAAAAAATGATAAAATAGTAGATTTATTTCATGACATAAAATTATATTGGAAAGATGAATCTGAGTATACAGATAAAATTGTTTCTTTAGAAATGGAATTAGTCCTTAGTTTTATACTAAGAGAGCTAAAACCTAAAAATGAAAAAGAAAAAAAAGGAGAAAAACTAAAAAAATTAAAAAGGCATATTAAATTAAAGAAAGAAAATTCAGATGAAGTAACCTTAAAAGTAATAGATTATATTGAAAAGAATTATAAAATGGGAATATCATTAAATGAATTAGAAAAGGCTTTGAATTATAGTAAAGAATACCTATGTAGATGCTTTAAAAAGAATATTGATTGGACCATAATACAGTATTTAAATTATATAAAAATAGTGGAAGCAATGAAATTATTAAAGAATATGGAAAACTCTATTGAATTGGTAAGTGAAACTTTAAACTTTTCCAGTTCTCAATATTTTTCAAAAGTGTTTAAACAGGTAGTTGGAATAACTCCTAAAGATTTTAAAAAAAGTGAACTTCAAGAAATGATATTGGACACTTTAGAGCATGGGAAATTTGATTATAGATATCAAAAAGGAAATAAAAAAAGATAA
- a CDS encoding tripartite tricarboxylate transporter permease, which translates to MELLNGFIDIFSFTTLFLIGGGVFVGIIFGAIPGLSAFTALALFLPITFGMQPINGISFLIAIYVGGLSGGLISAILLGIPGTPSSIATCFDGYPMTKRGEGGKALGIAILFSFLGGIFGAIILTFLGPVIAGFALKFGPYEYFAVILFALTTVSGLSSGNIVKGLISCLFGISLSFVGIDTLSSYTRYTFGIDNLAAGFNLIPLLIGVFAVSQIIEESTVKSKGLEQPIVTPTKGFGISFKEVLGQMKNFIPASIIGLVIGILPGIGGNASNLMAYTYCKKRSKTPEKFGTGFIDGLIASETANNATIGGALIILLTLGIPGDNATSMILAGFQIHGLTPGPLLFETNGELLYALFAAFIFANVCMLILEKLGLPVFTKILKVPTAFLLPIVIAFCYVGAFSANNRVFDITVMVAFGIVGFIMKYFKFPLAPLVVGFILSPLLEENIRRSLMRTEGSFMPIMKSPIAALFLLAALMMVVLSIKSELKAKE; encoded by the coding sequence ATGGAATTATTAAATGGCTTTATTGATATATTTAGTTTTACAACTTTATTCTTGATAGGAGGAGGAGTTTTTGTAGGAATAATTTTTGGTGCTATTCCAGGGTTATCAGCTTTTACAGCTTTGGCATTATTTTTACCAATAACATTTGGAATGCAGCCTATAAATGGAATTTCATTTTTAATAGCTATATATGTAGGAGGACTTTCAGGAGGATTGATTTCAGCTATTCTTCTTGGAATTCCAGGGACACCATCTTCTATTGCTACTTGTTTTGATGGTTATCCTATGACCAAACGTGGAGAAGGAGGAAAAGCACTAGGAATTGCAATCTTATTCAGTTTTTTAGGTGGAATATTTGGAGCAATAATTCTTACATTTCTTGGACCTGTAATAGCAGGATTTGCATTGAAATTTGGACCATATGAATATTTTGCTGTTATTCTTTTTGCATTGACAACAGTTTCAGGATTATCTTCTGGTAATATTGTAAAAGGATTAATTTCGTGTCTATTTGGAATTTCTTTATCTTTTGTTGGAATAGATACTTTGAGTTCATATACAAGATATACTTTTGGAATAGATAACCTTGCAGCAGGATTTAATCTAATTCCTCTATTAATAGGAGTGTTTGCAGTTTCTCAAATAATTGAAGAATCAACTGTAAAATCTAAAGGGCTAGAACAACCAATAGTTACTCCAACAAAAGGATTTGGGATTTCATTTAAAGAAGTTTTAGGTCAGATGAAAAATTTTATTCCAGCTTCTATAATTGGTCTTGTAATAGGAATACTTCCAGGAATAGGAGGCAATGCTTCAAATTTAATGGCATATACATATTGTAAAAAAAGATCAAAAACTCCTGAAAAATTTGGAACAGGGTTTATAGATGGACTCATAGCTTCTGAAACCGCAAATAATGCAACAATAGGTGGAGCTTTAATAATACTTTTGACTCTTGGAATTCCTGGTGATAATGCAACTTCTATGATTTTAGCAGGATTTCAGATTCATGGATTGACACCAGGACCATTGCTTTTTGAAACAAATGGGGAACTTTTATATGCCTTATTTGCAGCTTTTATTTTTGCAAATGTATGTATGCTAATACTGGAAAAATTAGGACTTCCAGTATTTACCAAAATATTGAAAGTACCTACAGCTTTTCTTTTGCCAATAGTAATAGCATTTTGCTATGTAGGAGCATTTTCAGCTAATAACAGAGTATTTGACATAACAGTTATGGTAGCATTTGGAATAGTAGGTTTTATAATGAAATATTTTAAATTCCCATTAGCCCCATTGGTAGTAGGATTTATTCTTTCACCATTATTAGAAGAGAATATACGTCGATCTCTTATGAGAACAGAAGGATCTTTTATGCCAATTATGAAATCTCCGATAGCAGCATTATTTTTATTAGCAGCGTTGATGATGGTTGTACTGTCAATAAAAAGTGAATTGAAAGCTAAAGAATAG
- a CDS encoding four-carbon acid sugar kinase family protein, protein MKEILNFEYTKDQKNEIEELLKIELKKLDKKIIVLDDDPTGTQTVNDIMVYCDWEKETISEAINENNRLFFILTNSRSFSEEKTITVHKEIIDSIIEMSEEKNFFIYSRGDSTLRGHYPIETETLKAEYEDKLNRKIDGEIICPFFFEGKRVTIDGVHYILNNEELIPVGETEFAKDKSFLYKNSDLAKWCEEKSKGKFQEKKAVKIKLEDIREMKIDEITKKLLNVSTFNKVIVDSVNYYDLKIFAICFLRAIYFGKEYIIRGAASLVKVLSACKERELLTRDDILNLKTRNGGVIIIGSHVTKTTEQLEELKKSSIIQLEFNQHLVLDNKKFEKEIERVTKKAEEIISQGKDIVIYTKRKRLDIPNGTEDEQLKIATKISDGLIDIIKNIEIRPAFIIAKGGITSSDTATKGLGIRKAKVLGQLAPGIPVWLSGKESKYPDLPYIVFPGNVGEKETLLSIYEEIASEVKENRKTK, encoded by the coding sequence ATGAAAGAAATATTAAATTTTGAATATACTAAAGATCAAAAAAATGAAATTGAGGAATTATTAAAAATAGAGTTGAAAAAATTAGATAAAAAAATAATAGTTTTAGATGATGATCCTACTGGGACTCAAACAGTAAATGATATCATGGTTTATTGTGACTGGGAGAAAGAAACAATAAGTGAAGCTATAAATGAAAATAATAGGTTATTTTTTATTTTAACTAATTCCAGAAGTTTTTCTGAAGAAAAAACAATAACAGTTCATAAAGAGATAATAGACTCCATTATAGAAATGAGTGAAGAAAAGAATTTTTTTATATATAGTCGAGGAGATTCTACTTTAAGAGGGCACTATCCCATAGAGACAGAAACATTAAAAGCTGAATATGAAGATAAGCTTAATAGAAAAATAGATGGAGAAATAATATGTCCGTTTTTTTTTGAAGGAAAAAGAGTAACAATAGATGGGGTTCATTATATACTAAATAATGAAGAGTTAATACCTGTAGGGGAAACTGAATTTGCAAAAGATAAAAGTTTTTTGTATAAAAATTCTGATTTAGCAAAATGGTGTGAGGAGAAATCAAAAGGAAAATTTCAAGAGAAAAAAGCTGTAAAGATAAAACTTGAAGACATTAGAGAGATGAAAATTGATGAAATAACTAAGAAACTTTTAAATGTTTCTACTTTTAATAAAGTAATTGTAGATTCTGTAAATTATTATGATTTAAAAATATTTGCAATATGTTTTTTGAGAGCAATATATTTTGGGAAAGAATATATTATTAGAGGAGCAGCTTCGTTGGTAAAAGTATTATCTGCTTGTAAAGAAAGAGAATTGCTTACTAGAGATGATATTTTGAATTTAAAGACTAGAAATGGTGGAGTAATAATAATAGGTTCGCATGTAACTAAGACAACAGAGCAATTGGAAGAATTAAAAAAAAGTTCAATAATACAGTTGGAGTTTAATCAACATTTGGTATTAGATAATAAAAAATTTGAAAAAGAAATAGAAAGAGTTACAAAAAAGGCAGAAGAAATAATTTCTCAAGGAAAAGATATTGTTATTTATACAAAAAGAAAAAGATTAGATATTCCAAATGGAACTGAGGATGAACAATTAAAAATAGCAACAAAAATATCTGATGGGTTGATAGATATAATAAAAAATATAGAAATAAGACCTGCTTTTATTATAGCTAAAGGAGGTATAACATCAAGTGATACTGCTACAAAAGGCTTAGGGATAAGAAAAGCAAAAGTATTGGGGCAATTAGCTCCTGGGATTCCAGTGTGGCTTTCAGGAAAAGAAAGTAAATATCCAGATCTACCATATATAGTTTTTCCAGGAAATGTTGGAGAAAAAGAAACATTATTAAGTATATATGAAGAAATAGCAAGTGAAGTAAAGGAAAATAGAAAAACCAAATAA
- a CDS encoding HpcH/HpaI aldolase family protein codes for MKYFKIEVNDMLEMDEEFLNLAKRKLKNGEKVSAGWLQTGSNITAEIMAKSGFDVLSIDMEHGPGDIMTLIQQLQAVSKYGVTPIVRTPWNDFVQIKKILDAGVHGVIVPYIGSKEDAENAVKACKYPTEGVRGIAPSPRAGNFGMNSMNYLKKANEEILIFIQIESAEGVKNIEEIVKVEGVDGIFVGPMDLATSMGYFCNPQADEVKAAVKRIEDVVAKTNKFIGTVAGDFEGAKKLYDKGYDMVVMMSDSTSLGKLALENVNKFKESYRK; via the coding sequence ATGAAATATTTCAAAATAGAGGTGAATGATATGCTGGAAATGGATGAAGAATTTTTGAATTTAGCAAAAAGAAAGTTGAAAAATGGAGAAAAGGTTTCAGCTGGATGGTTACAAACTGGAAGTAATATTACTGCAGAAATAATGGCAAAATCAGGATTTGATGTACTGTCAATAGATATGGAACATGGTCCAGGAGATATAATGACATTAATACAACAATTGCAGGCTGTATCAAAATATGGGGTAACTCCTATTGTAAGAACTCCTTGGAATGATTTTGTTCAAATTAAAAAAATATTGGATGCAGGAGTACATGGGGTAATTGTTCCATATATTGGGAGTAAGGAGGATGCAGAAAATGCTGTTAAAGCATGTAAATATCCAACTGAAGGAGTGAGAGGAATTGCTCCAAGTCCACGAGCTGGAAATTTTGGAATGAATAGTATGAATTATTTAAAAAAAGCAAATGAGGAAATATTGATATTTATCCAGATTGAAAGTGCTGAAGGAGTAAAAAATATAGAAGAAATAGTAAAAGTTGAAGGTGTAGATGGAATATTTGTAGGACCGATGGATCTGGCAACGTCAATGGGATATTTTTGTAATCCACAAGCAGATGAAGTGAAGGCAGCAGTGAAAAGGATAGAAGATGTTGTTGCTAAAACAAATAAATTTATAGGAACTGTTGCAGGGGATTTTGAAGGAGCAAAAAAATTGTATGACAAAGGATATGATATGGTAGTAATGATGTCAGATAGTACTTCCCTTGGAAAATTAGCTTTGGAAAATGTAAATAAATTTAAGGAAAGCTACAGAAAATAA
- a CDS encoding tripartite tricarboxylate transporter substrate binding protein, translated as MTSLKKKLGLLMAGTLAVIGLIGNTEKIEAATDFPKKPIQIIVPLKAGGDTDYNTRVLAKYLQKYLEKPVVVTNVDGGATMIGMQQVLSSKPDGYTMVINGLDLYIPSLMGTTDITLDSFKTVGIPLFDNCTVLVTNSASGYKNIKDLVEKTKLNPNKIEYGMKIGAANQIYGIAMNKEWDAKFKPMDIGNNAAKLTALLGRQTDSAVLTYGLAKDYFEKGKFQALVLLGSEKNPLLPNVPLASEYGLKNIDCSKFFWLGVHPDTPDEIVDILANALEKVTKDPEYIKTMEENFLTVKFIGKKDAQNFANKFYKENIEKYKDEFLQK; from the coding sequence ATGACAAGTCTTAAGAAAAAGTTAGGATTATTAATGGCAGGGACTTTGGCAGTTATTGGATTAATAGGAAATACAGAAAAAATAGAAGCAGCAACAGATTTTCCTAAAAAGCCTATTCAAATTATAGTTCCTTTAAAAGCTGGAGGAGATACAGATTATAATACTAGAGTTTTAGCAAAATATTTGCAAAAATATTTGGAAAAACCTGTAGTTGTTACAAATGTAGATGGTGGAGCTACAATGATAGGAATGCAACAAGTACTTAGTTCAAAACCAGATGGATATACAATGGTTATTAATGGGTTAGACTTATATATTCCAAGTTTAATGGGAACAACAGATATAACACTTGATTCATTTAAAACAGTTGGAATTCCTTTATTTGATAATTGTACTGTATTAGTTACTAATTCTGCTTCAGGATATAAAAATATAAAAGATTTAGTTGAAAAAACAAAACTAAATCCTAATAAAATAGAATATGGAATGAAAATAGGAGCTGCTAATCAAATATATGGAATAGCAATGAATAAAGAGTGGGATGCTAAATTTAAACCTATGGATATAGGTAATAACGCAGCTAAATTAACTGCATTATTAGGAAGGCAGACAGATTCAGCAGTATTGACATATGGATTAGCGAAAGATTATTTTGAAAAAGGTAAATTTCAAGCATTGGTTTTGTTAGGTTCAGAGAAGAATCCATTATTACCAAATGTTCCACTAGCTTCAGAATATGGGCTTAAAAATATTGATTGCAGTAAATTTTTCTGGTTAGGGGTTCATCCAGATACTCCAGATGAAATTGTAGATATCTTAGCAAATGCTTTAGAAAAAGTGACTAAGGACCCAGAATATATAAAGACTATGGAAGAGAATTTTTTAACAGTAAAATTTATTGGAAAGAAAGATGCACAGAATTTTGCTAATAAATTTTATAAAGAGAATATAGAAAAATATAAAGATGAATTTTTACAAAAATAA